From one Catenuloplanes nepalensis genomic stretch:
- a CDS encoding cyclase family protein, producing the protein MEIFDITLPIHPEMLHWGRKPEVEIVESLANGDASNVTRWRLGAHTGTHVDAPAHFVDGATPVDKLDLHALVGPALVVDATGVTGDISVLDLENAGVAGHQRVLLKTSNSAGPLKETDRAPSWVGLSPEAAQWLIAQGVRLIGIDYLTIESHTRTETWDAHHVLLRAGLIILENADLDGVLPGDYELVALPAKLVDADGSFTRAILIRRDA; encoded by the coding sequence ATGGAGATCTTCGACATCACGCTCCCGATCCACCCGGAGATGCTGCACTGGGGCCGCAAGCCGGAGGTGGAGATCGTCGAGTCGCTGGCCAACGGCGACGCGTCGAACGTGACCCGCTGGCGGCTCGGCGCGCACACCGGCACGCACGTGGACGCGCCCGCTCACTTCGTCGACGGCGCCACCCCGGTCGACAAGCTCGACCTGCACGCGCTGGTCGGCCCGGCACTGGTCGTCGACGCGACCGGCGTCACCGGCGACATCTCCGTTCTCGATCTGGAGAATGCCGGCGTGGCCGGGCACCAGCGGGTGCTGCTCAAGACGTCGAACTCGGCCGGGCCGCTCAAGGAGACGGACCGCGCGCCGAGCTGGGTCGGCCTCTCACCCGAGGCCGCGCAGTGGCTCATCGCCCAGGGCGTGCGGCTGATCGGCATCGACTACCTGACGATCGAGAGCCACACCCGCACCGAGACCTGGGACGCCCACCACGTCCTGCTCCGCGCCGGCCTGATCATCCTGGAGAACGCCGACCTGGACGGCGTCCTCCCGGGCGACTACGAACTGGTCGCCCTCCCGGCCAAACTCGTCGACGCGGACGGCTCCTTCACCCGCGCCATCCTGATCAGGCGGGACGCCTGA
- a CDS encoding creatininase family protein: MTDDLGGTGQPVRWDTLTWPESGALASETNAVIIPVGAIEQHGPHLPLNVDSVICEEVALGVSALTGVPVVPTLNYGVSGSHGDFAGTLALRPETLIAVVEDVIDSLHASGIRQFILLNGHIWNSGSLDVSAEKLRVRHRDSRVRSIAYVTMYPGPEVNGRVMFGRGLMHANFFETSVMLHLRPSLVRMDRATSHVDVDSFWDYRMDQVSDTGVWGRDVAEASAAHGRSEFERCVLTTARAISAAVREPWPSSAHRPTL; the protein is encoded by the coding sequence ATGACGGACGACCTCGGGGGTACGGGTCAGCCGGTGCGCTGGGACACGCTCACCTGGCCCGAGTCCGGCGCACTGGCGTCGGAGACGAACGCGGTGATCATCCCGGTCGGCGCGATCGAGCAGCACGGGCCGCACCTGCCGCTCAACGTCGACTCGGTGATCTGCGAGGAGGTCGCGCTCGGCGTCTCCGCGCTGACCGGCGTCCCCGTCGTACCCACGCTGAATTATGGGGTGTCCGGCTCGCACGGCGACTTCGCCGGCACGCTCGCGCTGCGCCCCGAGACGCTGATCGCGGTGGTCGAGGACGTCATCGACTCCCTGCACGCCAGCGGAATCCGGCAGTTCATCCTGCTCAACGGCCACATCTGGAACAGCGGCTCGCTCGACGTCTCGGCCGAGAAGCTGCGCGTGCGGCACCGGGACTCCCGGGTGCGGTCCATCGCCTACGTGACCATGTATCCCGGTCCGGAGGTCAACGGGCGGGTGATGTTCGGGCGCGGCCTGATGCACGCGAACTTCTTCGAGACGTCCGTCATGCTCCATCTACGACCGTCACTGGTACGAATGGACCGGGCGACCTCGCACGTCGACGTCGACTCGTTCTGGGACTACCGGATGGACCAGGTCAGCGACACCGGCGTCTGGGGCCGCGACGTGGCCGAGGCCTCCGCCGCGCACGGGAGGTCCGAGTTCGAGCGCTGCGTGCTCACCACCGCTCGGGCGATCTCCGCGGCCGTTCGCGAGCCCTGGCCGTCCTCGGCACACCGGCCCACGCTCTGA
- a CDS encoding amidohydrolase family protein translates to MIIDAYNTTQDVRGRSDYLTGARPGQAPPPYTPFDPRRILDRMDAAGVDMAMVCSLAQRIENDFIAGLVKAYPDRFIGFGQVMPQADGALDEITRMRDLGTSGLKLHPSLHGYHVADHGLLDPVFERCAELGMPILINALDDAFCSPLAIEEVAKGHPTVPTIIAHMGAVWNVPEAIIVAERNPHIYLETSATLIADVRRAYARLGPDQILFGSEWPGSDFDLERMKIAKAIPDEADRAKVEGGNMAKILGL, encoded by the coding sequence ATGATCATCGATGCGTACAACACCACGCAGGACGTCCGTGGCCGCTCCGACTACCTGACCGGCGCGCGTCCCGGGCAGGCGCCGCCGCCGTACACGCCGTTCGACCCGCGGCGCATCCTGGACCGGATGGACGCGGCCGGCGTGGACATGGCCATGGTCTGCTCGCTCGCCCAGCGGATCGAGAACGACTTCATCGCCGGGCTGGTCAAGGCGTACCCGGACCGGTTCATCGGCTTCGGCCAGGTGATGCCGCAGGCGGACGGCGCGCTCGACGAGATCACCCGGATGCGGGATCTCGGCACCTCCGGCCTGAAGCTGCACCCGTCGCTGCACGGATATCACGTCGCGGACCACGGTCTGCTGGACCCGGTGTTCGAGCGGTGCGCCGAGCTGGGCATGCCGATCCTGATCAACGCGTTGGACGACGCGTTCTGCTCACCGCTGGCGATCGAGGAGGTCGCCAAGGGCCACCCGACCGTGCCGACGATCATCGCGCACATGGGCGCGGTCTGGAACGTGCCCGAGGCGATCATCGTGGCCGAACGCAACCCGCACATCTACCTGGAGACCTCGGCGACGCTGATCGCGGACGTCAGGCGCGCCTACGCCCGGCTCGGCCCGGACCAGATCCTGTTCGGCAGCGAGTGGCCCGGCTCCGACTTCGACCTGGAGCGCATGAAGATCGCCAAGGCCATCCCGGACGAGGCGGACCGCGCGAAGGTCGAGGGCGGCAACATGGCGAAGATCCTCGGCCTGTGA
- a CDS encoding ABC transporter ATP-binding protein produces the protein MTPKPTPLLELSKLRVEFNGSAGRRVRAVRDVDLEIYEGETLGLVGESGCGKSTLGRAMLRITEPTAGSIDYLGLDITRLRGTVFRRTRADLQMVFQDPFGSLNPRRTVADIVAEPMLRARGMDRASARQAVDALLEQVGLGKEAGARRPHEFSGGQRQRIGIARALAPSPRFVVADEPVSALDVSIQAQVINLLTDLIRERGLTMLFISHDLGVVRHIADRIAVMYLGQIIEIASRDDFFAGPAHPYGEALLSSVPSLGPAGRERIELAGELPDPASPPPGCTFHTRCRYAIDRCRAEAPELREVAPGRQVRCHLPLVSLSTAGVTKGSTS, from the coding sequence GTGACGCCGAAACCCACGCCACTGCTGGAGTTGTCCAAGCTCCGCGTCGAGTTCAACGGCTCGGCCGGGCGCAGGGTACGCGCGGTCCGGGACGTGGACCTGGAAATCTACGAGGGCGAGACGCTCGGGCTGGTCGGCGAGTCCGGCTGCGGCAAGTCCACGCTGGGCCGGGCCATGCTGCGGATCACCGAGCCGACCGCAGGCTCGATCGACTACCTGGGGCTGGACATCACGCGGCTGCGGGGCACGGTGTTCCGGCGTACCCGCGCGGATCTGCAAATGGTCTTCCAGGACCCGTTCGGGTCGCTGAACCCGCGCCGGACCGTCGCGGACATCGTGGCCGAGCCGATGCTGCGGGCCCGCGGCATGGACCGCGCGTCCGCCCGGCAGGCCGTGGACGCACTGCTGGAGCAGGTCGGGCTCGGGAAGGAGGCGGGTGCGCGGCGGCCGCACGAGTTCTCCGGCGGGCAGCGGCAGCGGATCGGTATCGCCCGCGCGCTGGCGCCGTCGCCGCGGTTCGTGGTCGCGGACGAGCCGGTCTCCGCGCTGGACGTCTCCATCCAGGCCCAGGTGATCAACCTGCTCACCGACCTGATCCGGGAGCGCGGCCTGACCATGCTGTTCATCTCGCACGACCTGGGCGTGGTCCGGCACATCGCGGACCGGATCGCGGTCATGTACCTCGGGCAGATCATCGAGATCGCGTCCCGGGACGACTTCTTCGCCGGGCCGGCGCATCCCTACGGCGAGGCGCTGCTGTCCTCGGTGCCGTCGCTGGGGCCGGCCGGCCGCGAGCGCATCGAGCTGGCGGGCGAGCTGCCCGACCCGGCTTCACCGCCGCCCGGGTGCACGTTCCACACCCGCTGCCGGTACGCGATCGACCGTTGCCGGGCCGAGGCCCCCGAGCTGCGCGAGGTCGCGCCCGGGCGGCAGGTCCGCTGTCACCTTCCGCTCGTCTCCCTGTCCACCGCAGGGGTAACGAAAGGTTCCACCTCATGA
- a CDS encoding ABC transporter ATP-binding protein, protein MSALLAIRDLRVEFDVPAGRLPAVAGIDLDLHAGELLALVGESGSGKSALSMSLVGLNRGPTTHISGEVDFGGRNLVALSEKELRGVRGRDVSVVFQDALAALNPTQKVGDQVAEMIRTHRRISRRDAWKRAEELLGEVGIANPAQAARAYPHQLSGGMRQRVMIAIGLANDPAVLIADEPTTALDVTIQAQVLKLLKRLQAEHGTSIVLITHDLGVVAEVADRVAVMYAGRVIEQGTRDEVLDNPQHPYTMALLGSVPRVDGPHAERLPAIAGSPLTGVTRPPGCAFTPRCAFASEGCTDHMPRLLQRYGEPGHLDRCLLDEPARVRARAGSDPEGVTP, encoded by the coding sequence GTGAGCGCGCTCCTTGCGATCCGCGACCTGCGGGTGGAGTTCGACGTGCCGGCCGGGCGGCTGCCCGCCGTGGCCGGCATCGACCTCGACCTCCACGCGGGCGAGCTGCTGGCGCTGGTCGGCGAGTCCGGCTCCGGCAAGTCCGCGCTGTCGATGAGCCTGGTCGGCCTGAACCGCGGCCCTACCACGCACATCAGCGGCGAGGTGGACTTCGGCGGCCGCAACCTGGTCGCGCTCTCCGAGAAGGAGCTGCGCGGCGTCCGCGGCAGGGACGTCTCCGTGGTGTTCCAGGACGCGCTCGCCGCGCTCAACCCGACGCAGAAGGTCGGTGACCAGGTCGCCGAGATGATCCGCACGCACCGGAGGATCTCGCGCCGGGACGCCTGGAAGCGCGCGGAGGAGCTGCTCGGCGAGGTCGGCATCGCGAACCCGGCGCAGGCCGCGCGCGCCTACCCGCACCAGCTCTCCGGCGGCATGCGGCAGCGAGTCATGATCGCGATCGGGCTGGCGAACGACCCGGCCGTGCTGATCGCGGACGAGCCGACCACCGCGCTCGACGTGACCATCCAGGCGCAGGTGCTCAAGCTGCTCAAGCGCCTCCAGGCCGAGCACGGCACCTCGATCGTGCTGATCACGCACGACCTGGGCGTGGTCGCGGAGGTCGCGGACCGGGTCGCGGTGATGTACGCGGGCCGGGTGATCGAGCAGGGCACCCGGGACGAGGTGCTGGACAACCCGCAGCATCCGTACACGATGGCGCTGCTCGGCTCCGTCCCCCGCGTCGACGGGCCGCACGCCGAGCGACTCCCGGCGATCGCGGGCAGCCCGCTCACCGGCGTCACCCGTCCGCCCGGCTGCGCGTTCACGCCCCGATGCGCGTTCGCTTCGGAGGGATGCACAGATCACATGCCACGACTGCTGCAGCGGTACGGCGAGCCCGGCCACCTGGACCGCTGCCTGCTGGACGAGCCGGCCCGGGTGCGGGCCCGAGCCGGCTCCGACCCCGAGGGGGTGACGCCGTGA
- a CDS encoding alpha/beta hydrolase, protein MHIVLVHGAGGTPTTWSEVTPLLTAAGLELTLITNPMTSLDDDVAHTLSVTEGVGGPVLLVGHSYGGAVITNVGRSPVVKGLVYVAAFAPDEGETVNGIVERYPPAEVSKYMRRGPNGEWKSEHTDEYWAEIGWDVPVAQRAVWDNESRQSDNKIFTQPTGTPAWRTKPAWYLVAAQDRTLSTVIQRDMAARAKAITSEVPGSHFTPRVRPHDVVALIQKALATL, encoded by the coding sequence ATGCACATCGTCCTCGTTCACGGCGCCGGCGGGACCCCGACCACCTGGTCCGAGGTCACGCCGCTGCTGACCGCCGCCGGCCTGGAACTCACCCTGATCACCAACCCGATGACGTCCCTGGACGACGACGTGGCGCACACGCTCTCCGTGACCGAGGGCGTGGGCGGGCCGGTGCTGCTGGTCGGGCACTCCTACGGCGGCGCGGTGATCACCAACGTGGGCCGGTCGCCGGTGGTGAAGGGGCTGGTCTACGTGGCCGCGTTCGCGCCGGACGAAGGCGAGACCGTGAACGGGATCGTGGAGCGCTACCCCCCGGCCGAGGTCTCCAAGTACATGCGGCGCGGCCCGAACGGCGAGTGGAAGTCCGAGCACACCGACGAGTACTGGGCCGAGATCGGCTGGGACGTGCCGGTCGCGCAGCGCGCCGTCTGGGACAACGAGTCCCGGCAGAGCGACAACAAGATCTTCACCCAGCCCACGGGTACGCCGGCGTGGCGCACGAAGCCGGCCTGGTACCTGGTCGCGGCGCAGGACCGGACGCTGAGCACCGTGATCCAGCGGGACATGGCCGCGCGCGCGAAGGCGATCACCAGCGAGGTGCCGGGCAGCCACTTCACGCCCCGGGTGCGCCCGCACGACGTGGTCGCGTTGATCCAGAAGGCGCTGGCGACGCTGTGA
- a CDS encoding ABC transporter permease: MKTLSAVRVPARLRTPWLVLKRLSAVPLVMLVLATMVFIAMRMLPGSPATSLAVGGGAASQSSAEEIAASEQRINEALGLNDSLADQYTTFLGDVLTLDLGSSFFGGNDVRSLLGDSLPATIELTVAAMLIAVLIGMVTGVLAALRKDTWIDTTTRAIGTVSFSLPWFALGVLSIVVFGVWLRWLPVIGRLPNALDYDPFTNFVLLDAILQDRPELIWPWIRHLILPATTLALSMAGFITRIVRASVLEVLGDDFVRTARMKGLSGAAVMRRHVLRNASLPIVTVLGLQFGSLLGGSVITETVFSYPGVGNLLVNGILQRDYPIVQGAALAIALLFTLVNVVVDLLYLALDPRLRKA, encoded by the coding sequence ATGAAAACCCTTTCCGCGGTACGGGTGCCGGCCCGCCTCCGTACCCCCTGGCTGGTCCTGAAAAGGCTCTCCGCGGTGCCCCTGGTCATGCTGGTGCTGGCCACCATGGTGTTCATCGCGATGCGCATGCTGCCCGGCTCGCCGGCCACGTCTCTCGCGGTCGGTGGCGGCGCGGCCAGCCAGTCCTCGGCCGAGGAGATCGCGGCGAGCGAGCAGCGGATCAACGAGGCGCTGGGCCTGAACGACTCGCTGGCCGACCAGTACACGACGTTCCTCGGCGACGTGCTCACGCTCGACCTGGGCAGCTCGTTCTTCGGCGGCAACGACGTGCGTAGTCTGCTCGGCGACTCGCTGCCGGCCACGATCGAACTGACCGTCGCCGCGATGCTGATCGCGGTGCTGATCGGCATGGTCACCGGCGTGCTCGCGGCGCTGCGCAAGGACACCTGGATCGACACCACCACGCGCGCGATCGGCACGGTCAGCTTCTCGCTGCCCTGGTTCGCGCTCGGCGTGCTCTCCATCGTCGTCTTCGGCGTGTGGCTGCGCTGGCTGCCGGTCATCGGCCGGCTGCCGAACGCGCTCGACTACGACCCGTTCACGAACTTCGTGCTGCTGGACGCGATCCTCCAGGACCGGCCGGAGCTGATCTGGCCGTGGATCCGGCACCTGATCCTGCCGGCCACCACGCTCGCGCTGTCGATGGCCGGGTTCATCACCCGGATCGTGCGCGCGTCCGTGCTGGAGGTGCTCGGCGACGACTTCGTGCGGACCGCGCGGATGAAGGGCCTGTCCGGCGCCGCCGTCATGCGCCGGCACGTGCTGCGGAACGCGTCGCTGCCGATCGTCACCGTGCTCGGCCTGCAGTTCGGCTCGCTGCTCGGCGGCTCGGTGATCACCGAGACCGTGTTCTCGTACCCCGGCGTCGGAAACCTGCTGGTCAACGGCATCCTGCAGCGCGACTACCCGATCGTGCAGGGCGCCGCGCTCGCCATCGCCCTGCTGTTCACGCTGGTCAACGTCGTCGTGGACCTGCTCTACCTCGCACTCGACCCCCGGCTCCGGAAGGCCTGA
- a CDS encoding ABC transporter permease, whose protein sequence is MSSTATARLRASVKARRLGRGPLAAGSWVIVALFVIVAAVGPLLVGADPARGTNDTLLPMGAPGHLLGTDDLGRDELARMIHGAQPLLMVAFLSTGLAALLGIGIGLIAGYAGGWIEWVLMRCMDLALAFPSMLLIILIVSAWRPGVGSMVAGIALALAPGLARLARALAAREARRDYVLAAKLGGTRGPRLLVQEILPNIAGPMLAQVVMTLSVAAGFAAGLSYLGLGIQPPTPDWGYMVQAGQEFLYTAPRLVVLPAAATLIFVVACNFVGDDLRDALDPRASGTAGSR, encoded by the coding sequence GTGTCTAGTACTGCCACGGCCCGCCTCCGCGCCTCGGTGAAGGCGCGGAGGCTCGGGCGCGGCCCGCTCGCCGCCGGCTCCTGGGTGATCGTGGCGTTGTTCGTCATCGTCGCCGCGGTCGGCCCGCTGCTGGTCGGCGCGGACCCGGCCCGCGGGACCAACGACACGCTGCTGCCGATGGGCGCGCCCGGGCACCTCCTCGGCACGGACGACCTGGGCCGCGACGAGCTGGCCCGGATGATCCACGGCGCGCAGCCGCTGCTGATGGTCGCGTTCCTCTCCACTGGACTCGCCGCGCTGCTGGGCATCGGCATCGGGCTGATCGCGGGCTACGCCGGCGGGTGGATCGAGTGGGTCCTGATGCGGTGCATGGATCTGGCGCTGGCGTTCCCGTCGATGCTGCTGATCATCCTGATCGTCTCCGCCTGGCGGCCCGGCGTGGGCAGCATGGTGGCCGGCATCGCGCTCGCGCTCGCGCCCGGCCTGGCCCGGCTCGCCCGCGCGCTGGCCGCCCGCGAGGCCCGCCGTGACTACGTGCTCGCGGCCAAGCTCGGCGGCACCCGCGGCCCGCGACTCCTCGTGCAGGAGATCCTGCCGAACATCGCCGGGCCGATGCTCGCCCAGGTGGTCATGACGCTCTCCGTCGCGGCCGGGTTCGCCGCCGGCCTCTCCTACCTCGGGCTGGGCATCCAGCCCCCGACTCCGGACTGGGGATACATGGTGCAGGCCGGCCAGGAGTTCCTCTACACCGCGCCGCGCCTCGTGGTGCTGCCGGCGGCGGCAACGCTGATCTTCGTGGTGGCCTGCAACTTCGTCGGCGACGACCTGCGGGACGCCCTCGATCCCAGGGCCTCCGGCACAGCGGGGTCACGATGA
- a CDS encoding ABC transporter substrate-binding protein, with protein sequence MTDTVSRRTLLRGAAILGMGAGFTSLLAACGIASEEGESGGKTGGTLTLAIDGTSAVNDPAFYTTLGDWMVVDCVCRGLTFIDYETTEPKPDMAESWTVSEDALTYTFTLRQGITFHDGNPLTSADVLASLNRQFNKDDPTLPEGASRPLNSLGTNVASLTGPDASTVVIVLKKPDRTLLGRLSDIGARIISKAALDEHGKDIGKNLVGTGPFRFVSATAGQNVTLEAFDGWYKGKAPIDRLVMQQVTDPSTIVSSLLSGDIGATQFTPYSALEQLRGDASVTVYDTPKSFDAFMMMDVRRIPELEVRQAINLAVDRQALIAQAFFGAAVLPDGYTIPPSQDAYDPSLADLSATNIEEAKRLIAAAGATGRTVRLMAASDSWHPKAAQIIAQNLADIGLKVESDSVDPAAYFNRLLDPADRFHDIMIWERNGYYPDADDMIGSLARPSGVYGDFISGFKTLDGSAEYADKLFEAKNIADVAARKARYTEIQREWAEKYMTLSMLVTGANPVVSGKSVEGMNWKALGSHRCYMENASV encoded by the coding sequence ATGACTGACACAGTCTCCCGGCGCACCCTACTGCGCGGCGCCGCCATCCTCGGCATGGGCGCCGGTTTCACCAGCCTGCTCGCGGCCTGCGGTATCGCCTCCGAGGAGGGTGAGAGCGGCGGCAAGACCGGCGGCACGCTGACGCTGGCGATCGACGGCACCAGCGCGGTCAACGACCCGGCGTTCTACACCACGCTCGGCGACTGGATGGTCGTCGACTGCGTCTGTCGCGGACTCACCTTCATCGACTACGAGACCACCGAGCCGAAGCCGGACATGGCGGAGAGCTGGACGGTCTCCGAGGACGCGCTGACGTACACGTTCACGCTGCGCCAGGGCATCACGTTCCACGACGGCAACCCGCTCACCTCCGCGGACGTGCTGGCCAGCCTGAACCGGCAGTTCAACAAGGACGACCCCACGCTGCCGGAGGGCGCGTCCCGGCCGCTGAACAGCCTCGGCACCAACGTCGCGTCGCTGACCGGCCCGGACGCGAGCACCGTCGTCATCGTGCTGAAGAAGCCGGACCGCACGCTGCTCGGCCGGCTCTCCGACATCGGCGCGCGGATCATCTCCAAGGCCGCGCTGGACGAGCACGGCAAGGACATCGGCAAGAACCTGGTCGGCACCGGCCCGTTCAGGTTCGTCTCCGCGACGGCCGGCCAGAACGTCACGCTGGAGGCGTTCGACGGCTGGTACAAGGGGAAGGCACCGATCGACCGGCTGGTGATGCAGCAGGTCACCGACCCGTCCACGATCGTCAGCTCGCTGCTCTCCGGCGACATCGGCGCGACGCAGTTCACGCCGTACTCCGCGCTGGAGCAACTGCGCGGCGACGCGAGCGTCACCGTCTACGACACGCCGAAGAGCTTCGACGCGTTCATGATGATGGACGTCCGCCGCATCCCGGAGCTGGAGGTGCGCCAGGCGATCAACCTGGCGGTCGACCGGCAGGCGCTGATCGCGCAGGCGTTCTTCGGCGCGGCCGTGCTGCCGGACGGCTACACGATCCCACCGAGCCAGGACGCGTACGACCCGAGCCTCGCCGACCTCAGCGCCACGAACATCGAGGAGGCGAAGCGGCTGATCGCGGCGGCCGGCGCCACCGGACGGACCGTGCGCCTGATGGCCGCGAGCGACAGCTGGCACCCGAAGGCCGCGCAGATCATCGCGCAGAACCTGGCGGACATCGGGCTGAAGGTGGAGAGCGACTCGGTCGACCCGGCCGCGTACTTCAACCGGCTGCTCGACCCGGCCGACCGGTTCCACGACATCATGATCTGGGAGCGGAACGGCTACTACCCGGACGCGGACGACATGATCGGCTCGCTGGCCCGGCCGTCCGGCGTCTACGGCGACTTCATCTCCGGCTTCAAGACGCTGGACGGGTCCGCCGAATACGCGGACAAGCTGTTCGAGGCGAAGAACATCGCGGACGTCGCCGCGCGCAAGGCCCGCTACACCGAGATCCAGCGCGAGTGGGCCGAAAAGTACATGACGCTCTCCATGCTGGTCACCGGCGCGAACCCGGTGGTCAGCGGCAAGAGCGTCGAGGGCATGAACTGGAAGGCCCTCGGCAGCCACCGCTGCTACATGGAAAACGCGAGTGTCTAG
- a CDS encoding primary-amine oxidase, with protein sequence MSACHTSADDGGRTARSHPLDPPTADEITRAVAAARADGRLGDPARFWGATLDEAHARRVITGEAAGVKIGLVGMRVDGEGAWEIDVLLDHDSAETIDWRPVDPRRPGITSDEARAAARACRESPLFQEVMARRGIHDVSLCMIDAESMGGFEPERYKGRRVTWGTVWHRTTEDDNGYARPVQGVVPIIDMHTMEVLEVEDHGIIPVSAEAGPLTTGGFGADRPGLKTLEVAQPDGPSFDVDGWKVEWQGWTFRVGFTHREGLVLYDLEFLGRSVLRRAACNEMYVPYLDSNSTQYRKNFFDWGEYGAGPLTNSLALGCDCLGVIHYFDGVHLGGYGDPVTIENAICMHEEDDSILWKHNDLRRGVSEVRRSRRLIISNFQTVANYDYGFYWSLYQDGRIELEVKLTGILSASGINAGDEVPYGRKVAELVQAPIHQHYFGIRLDTAVDGELNRLAEVHAEAEPDPRLNPYGNAVRFVREPLTVETAQRNDPATARHWRIESAEKTNRYGEPTAYQLRIPDTTRSFGLPDSVMATRAPFIHQHLWATPYAEDENFIGGRYPNHAVPGDDGVHVWQRQERSIDGVPLVLWPVLGTHHLPRPEQWPVMPVEAIHLTLAPDGFFDRNPALDIPDPAAARASDPDSCCS encoded by the coding sequence ATGAGCGCCTGCCACACCTCCGCCGATGACGGCGGACGGACCGCTCGCTCCCACCCGCTCGATCCGCCCACCGCGGACGAGATCACCCGCGCCGTGGCCGCCGCCCGCGCGGACGGCCGGCTCGGCGACCCCGCCCGCTTCTGGGGCGCCACGCTCGACGAGGCGCACGCCCGCCGGGTGATCACGGGCGAGGCCGCCGGCGTGAAGATCGGCCTGGTCGGCATGCGAGTCGACGGCGAGGGCGCATGGGAGATCGACGTCCTGCTCGACCACGATTCAGCAGAGACGATCGACTGGCGCCCGGTCGACCCGCGCCGCCCCGGCATCACCTCGGACGAGGCCCGCGCCGCCGCGAGAGCCTGCCGGGAGAGCCCGCTCTTCCAGGAGGTCATGGCGCGCCGCGGCATCCACGACGTCTCGCTCTGCATGATCGACGCGGAGTCGATGGGCGGCTTCGAGCCGGAGAGATACAAAGGCAGAAGAGTCACCTGGGGTACGGTCTGGCACCGCACGACCGAGGACGACAACGGTTACGCCCGGCCGGTCCAGGGCGTGGTGCCGATCATCGACATGCACACCATGGAGGTCCTGGAGGTCGAGGACCACGGGATCATCCCGGTCTCCGCGGAGGCCGGCCCGCTCACCACCGGCGGCTTCGGCGCCGACCGTCCCGGCCTGAAGACCCTGGAGGTCGCGCAACCCGACGGCCCCAGCTTCGACGTCGACGGCTGGAAGGTCGAGTGGCAGGGCTGGACGTTCCGGGTCGGCTTCACCCACCGTGAGGGCCTGGTCCTCTACGACCTGGAGTTCCTCGGCCGGTCCGTGCTCAGGCGCGCGGCCTGCAACGAGATGTACGTGCCGTACCTCGACTCGAACTCCACGCAGTACCGCAAGAACTTCTTCGACTGGGGCGAGTACGGCGCCGGCCCGCTGACCAACTCGCTCGCGCTCGGCTGCGACTGCCTCGGCGTCATCCACTACTTCGACGGCGTCCACCTCGGCGGCTACGGCGACCCGGTGACGATCGAGAACGCGATCTGCATGCACGAGGAGGACGACAGCATCCTCTGGAAGCACAACGATCTGCGCCGCGGCGTCAGCGAGGTCCGCCGCTCCCGCCGCCTGATCATCTCGAACTTCCAGACCGTGGCGAACTACGACTACGGCTTCTACTGGTCGCTCTACCAGGACGGCCGGATCGAGCTGGAGGTGAAGCTGACCGGCATCCTCTCCGCCTCCGGGATCAACGCAGGCGACGAGGTGCCGTACGGCCGGAAGGTCGCGGAGCTGGTCCAGGCCCCGATCCACCAGCACTACTTCGGCATCCGGCTGGACACCGCGGTCGACGGCGAGCTGAATCGGCTGGCCGAGGTGCACGCGGAGGCGGAGCCGGACCCGCGGCTCAATCCGTACGGCAACGCGGTCCGCTTCGTGCGCGAGCCGCTGACCGTGGAGACCGCCCAGCGCAACGACCCGGCGACCGCGCGGCACTGGCGGATCGAGAGCGCCGAGAAGACCAACCGGTACGGCGAGCCGACCGCGTACCAGCTGCGGATACCGGACACCACGCGCAGCTTCGGCCTGCCGGACTCGGTGATGGCGACCCGCGCGCCGTTCATCCACCAGCACCTGTGGGCCACGCCGTACGCGGAGGACGAGAACTTCATCGGCGGCCGGTATCCGAACCACGCGGTGCCGGGCGACGACGGCGTGCACGTCTGGCAGCGGCAGGAGCGCTCGATCGACGGCGTGCCGCTGGTGCTCTGGCCGGTGCTCGGCACGCACCACCTGCCGCGGCCGGAACAGTGGCCGGTGATGCCGGTGGAGGCCATCCACCTGACGCTGGCACCGGACGGCTTCTTCGACCGGAACCCGGCGCTCGACATCCCGGACCCGGCGGCGGCGCGGGCATCCGACCCGGATTCCTGCTGCTCATAG